The following nucleotide sequence is from Megalops cyprinoides isolate fMegCyp1 chromosome 6, fMegCyp1.pri, whole genome shotgun sequence.
GATTAGTTATTTGGCTAAATTATCGTCTGTGACTATGTAATCAGGGTATGCAGTATCACACTACTTATTCAGACATAGAAGATCTGGAGGATTCCGGTGGAAGCGTTTTAACACTGTAATTGAAATCATTTGCATAACAAAGGCATTACAGATTCTGTTGTCACCTCTTGGAGTAAGTTGGAAGCTGTTGTCTCTTCCATGCCAGAGACCTTGGCCATGAGATTAAGTGGACAAAATATCTTCTGCCTGGAATTATGGGCGGTTGAAAGTCCACATTTTCAAGGCAAGTCCAGTAGCTACAGCCTACAGGTGAGGTCTCCTAAGAGTTTGTCCTTACCCTGTTTTGATTCCCCGTCTCTCTAGAGCGGACAACTTCACGGTGTGTATGGAGACGGTGACCGCGTGGATGTGGGGACCCCTCAGCGTGTGGACCATCTTGGCGTTTCTGTACAACCACCCCCACCGCTTCGTACTGCAGCTGATCGTTTCCCTGGGTGAGGTCCTGCCCTCGCTGATGCCATTTCAAGAAGGCTCAGCACTCCTCACAGGAATAGTGTGCTGTATCCCCTACAGCACACTCTTCCTGCTACTGTATACAGACATTTCCTGTCAACTAAAACTTCCAGTGGCAGCGGTTCTCTTTAGAAATCATCTCTCCACAAACTAGCCAATGACAGCTCTATGTAGCTTCATCTCCTTGGTGCAGTATAGTGTGGCTGCACATTGACGTGTCAGTGACACAAcaccccttctctccctctttctcccagcGATTCccattttagcagacacacaTTCTGTGCTCATCTTATTTATGGTTTATGTCAGAGTATTTTGGAAGATTGTATACTGAATATACTTTTGCGTTTCACATATGCTTTTTCTCCCATACACTGTCCATCTCCCATACGCTTTAACAAGGTTTTCCCCCCCACCTTCAGGACAACTGTATGGTGCGGTCCTGTACTTCTACACTGAGCACCGAGATGGCTACATCCACAGCGAGCTGGGACACCCCATCTACTTTTGGTTCTACTTCATATTCATGAATACGCTGTGGATCGTCATCCCGCTGCTTCTCATTGTGGACGCCTGGATGCAGCTCTCTGATGCACAAGCGCACTTCGACCGCAGCGGTGCAGGCAAGGAGAAAACCAAGGAAGAGTAGGggagactgggggaggggggtcagggggtcgGAGGGGTGACACAGCAAGCTGCTGAGGGGAAGCATTCCATGAGGTGCGATGGGGGCGAGAAACGAAATCAGGGAGCTGGGGTAGAGGTGAAGGCTGATGGAGATGGTAATCTGGGCTTGTCTTACTGCAGAGTCGGTCCCACTCCATCTGTtgaacatttacagaaaatgctgaaatgtttaagTCATTTGGAAGATGATATAATAAAAGGATACAAAGGTAAACATAAACAGACCAGCAGAGAAGTAATCCATTGTCCATTCCACAGTACTCCAACAATGAGCCACCAGAATGTCTGTGCAGTATGCATATTATTCATTGTAAATGTCTGTTCTTTGTCGATTTTTTCCTGTAAGAAAATATACCTCTTTCAACAAAATTAAAGCTCAAttcaaaaaacatacatttgaaaatacttGCATATGTTTGCAGTTTTTGCTGATGCCTTTGATGCAtgattaaagtgtgtgtgtgtgtgtgtgtgtgtgtgtgtgtgtgtatgtttacatgTCCTCTTAACACGGCGACTCTCcagtaactgcagctgcagtcatGAAACTGTACATGGATACAGTTTATACAGACCTTGGATGAGCGACCATGACTAGGGTGGCCAGAGATtcgggaggggggtgggggtggagtcaTCCTCCCGCTTAAAGAAGGATGAGACCAACGTGTTGGTCTGTACAGTTGTGCTGTTAGTTATGTGTTGTTTGCTGCTAGCATGCAGCCTGACGTCTGACCCCCCTCCGTGCGAAATGCCAAATTCTTTTCTACAGACTTTGCATCTCGCAAGGCTGCAATAATCCGTGGGTATTTCCCTCCCCACTCCTCCCGATACCTGCAGAGACGTTTGCGCTTTTTAGTGGCGTGTTCATCAgaagaatagaatagaatagaatagaatagactttattgtcattgcacggtgggggtgcaacgaaattgtgggtggtctacaacagcagcgcactgatgaacatttatgtacacacagtacaaataaggcacgcgacacaggaaaaaaaattaaaaatatacaataaaatacaataaatacagtaaaatacaaatttaaaaaagaagacacattgtaaatgaaaagaaatatgaagaaaaacGTGTGCGTTAAtatggtctttttttaaaaaacgacttaaagtgcacagtggaattgcacagttgtattgaggtagagggttggggggtgaggggtgtcagtgtttgtttgcagtccctatggcccaggggaagaagctaaATCAGGTCCCGGGACACCAGCCTGAGCCTCCATGTCAACAATGAATCAATTCGCGCCagtacacaataaaaaaaaactacaaaagcCATAATTCATGTAGCCTATGGACTGTTGCACCCGGCGGGAGCTCAGCTGCAGGACAACTCAACCACCATGaacagtttttaatgttttatcagACAATAACTACTCGAGACTCTGCTCTAGTATAATTTTCGGGACAATTAGGACAGGATTCGGGATTCGGGACAACTGCTTGGATTTACGGACTGTCCCGAATTTTTCGGGACGTCTGGTCACCCTAACCATGACCCACTTTTCAAGCTGAGGGGTCTTGTGTACGCTGTGGCCATACATGTGCTATTAAACACAGCTGTAAAAAGAACtggacacaaacaaaaaaggcatttttatgGCGATTATGCCTCTTGTTACCATTTTATCAAATCAGTAACTTATTCTAATTCATTTCTTAAAACGACGTAGAATCCCTGTGTTTTACCAACTTGTTTTACGTTTTTTTTACGTTTTCATGTGTAATTATATAAGCGTACTGTAGTGGAAACAGTGCGATACGGGCTTGCGTATAACAGCCGAAATAGCTCAGTTGGGAGAGCGTTAGACTGAAGATCtaaaggtccctggttcgatcCCGGGTTTCGGCATTTTGTGTCTACATTTTCTTACGAAGGTAGAGTGGCTCGAGAGCTTGTGAATAAAACCATACTAAAACTAACGAGGTAACGAGAAAAGTATCAGTTTACCATTCAATTTGTTAACTTACTCTGTATTAACCTATCTGGCCGACGACAGACCGTGAAACAGAGCATTTAGTTCAGTGTGCATCTAGTTTGAATAAACTTTTTAGCGGACTAgctaaaagaaaacacattttcaacttTTCGTTGGTGCTATGTTGCGCTGAACAGCGTCTTGCTTCGCACTGCAGTTTCTCGGATATTTGTGTTGCTTAGTGACTTCTGGGGTCACTCTGGGTCTATTTGATGTTAATAGTGTAAATGTTATATGTACTCAGTTTGTACGTCGCACTAGAGAAGAGTGTATACCTCATGTCAACAATGTAACTAAAATGTACAAGTTACGAATACAGCATTATACTATTATTGCAGGAATGTATGATATACCAGACTACATTAGTATATGATATTCTATGGCACTACACGACGATAAGGGCATACGTGGCGTGTTTCCGTAGTGTAGTGGTTATCACGTTCGCCTCACACGCGAAAGGTCCCCGGTTCGAAACCGGGCGGGAacaagtttgttttcttttcaccGTCTCTTATTGGTTAGTtgtatatacacagtatacaatATGCTCGTCACAAACCACTTCTCGTGTTTGTTGACTTACCTCCAGTCAACTACATCATTGTAGCTATAACACCCAGCCATAAGCACGTTTCCATAGTGTAGTGGCTATCACGTGTCACTTCAGACGTAGTAATTCTTTGCATCCATGTTTCAGTTCATTACTGCAGCCACTTTACAATACTCTGCATTTATGGAAGATCCATCCATCTCTTCTACAGAGCTGTAGATCCTGCTTATTGGTAACAATCAAAATCAGGACATCCAGCCAGTTTAGCTGATATACGCTACAGTGAATTGTAGTGGAGATacatttgttctctttttctatTCGTTTATTTTCCTTGTTCATTTatctaagtttttttttattgtttttgttcatttgttatgCCCAGTGATTTCTTCTCATTTTCctcccaatttggaatgcccagttGTCCTAGCACCCCCCGCAGCTGCAAACCCCTGCCCGGGAGGGCGGGGAAAATACATGTTcttcatgtaaaaatatatgtattataaatatatataaatataaaatatatgtattatattataaattatatataatatatgtatatgtatatgtatatgttttttgtgtgtatgtgtatatatatagtgatttaatttaatttatttcattttctttatctttCGCTTATTGTGTAGgtctatgtatgtatatattttgtttgttgttttttgttactAAACAATGGCAAACGTTTACATGGTTACTCAGTGCTGCTCAAAATGTAGACAAAagttgtgtttgatgtgttgtactgcctgtttgttttgaagaattaataataaaaaaatggatcttgagcaaaggaaaaaaaaccctgcgcaggcaggcaggcaggcagcgTGGGTAGGTCATGTGGGCATGGGAGAGAGGTCCTCCACATGCTCCCTCAGGCCCTCCCATGGCAACACACAGCTCTTTTCATGCAGGCTTTGATGGCATCCAACACCTGATTCTCAGTCTCTGGCTGTGATGAATCCCCATtccccctccactcctctcccaGAGACTCCGCAGTTGTCACCAGCAGTTCACCCTCGCAGATCAGGCTGCTTCCTTTGGTGTTCCACCTCGCACGTCCCAGTGGCCGACGTTTACATGTCCTTTTTCTACCCTCTGAGGACTTCCCACTGTCACACCCAGACACCCTGTGGGAGCAGCCCTCAGAGTGGATCTCCATCCTGGGCCGCCCCGCCTCTCGGCCCTCCCTCTTTCGACTGTTGCAGGCCTagctgcagcacagcagcagatgAGGACGAGCTTTTCCAGAGTTTCAGCACCTTCATGCTCGGCTGGGTGATGTGCTGATGCAGCTTTCAGCTACTcctgcatgccccccccccccccatttccacTGCTGAGCCTGAGCTCCCCTGAGCCTGCTGTTAAACTGAGGCTATAACATTTTGACATAAGCATAAAAATGATCcagtaaatgtttcttttatatCACATTATTGGTTCCTATTTAACCACAAGTATGAATGAAGATGGAAGGAACTGTGATGGCACCATCTCACAGATGCAAGCATTGTATTGGTGATGTGCTGAATGAGCCAAGCCCTAGCATTCAGGTCAAAGAAATATCTCACAGATACAAACATTGCATGGAAAATGAGCTTTATGAAAAGACCGATGGCTTTCAAAAGAGTTTAACATAATGACAAAGGAGATGAAAGGGAATTTATTGGAAATGACACTCCAGCCTGGGCAGGGATTTCTTTTTTACCAAGTCCTCATCTCAGTAACTATAGCATTTCAACATTCCAAAGAGAAGAATACTTCTGcatcataacatttttataaataaattgtaCAATAAAAAGGGAATGGGAGATATGATTTTTCCATATAGGGTTTAAGAGCTTTATGTGATCAAACGTGTACTAGAGCAATCTATTCTAAAGAACAGACTGAAAAACTCCCTCATTGTATTGATTTTAAAGGGTCAACCCAAATACATATAATCAGAAATGATCTGTCAACTAAAACTTTGGTTGAAAAGTTTTAATCAGACGTTGAAATCAGATAAGCACTAAACCCTGACACATTTCAGCATTCTGAGAAAGctatgttttatattatttcaaTAAGATTATTAAAGACTCTCTTACATACGGTCAGATACGGTATTTTGCACACATTCATTGATAAACTGTAAGCTTTAAGCATGACGTCATGATAGTGACTACAGTGTAGTGAATCCAGGACATGGTGATGAGAAGTAAGGCCCAGTCCTTATGCGACAGCATTGACATAGAACCAGCACAATGCATTTCCTTTGGATAGCAGGGTGAACATTTTTGATTGTTTGAAGTGAACCAAAATAGACTCAGACTAAACAAACTGAGGCTTCTTGAAGAGGTGGCCTCTATTGATACGAGAGTTTGGATCAGTTTATGTAGAAAATGCACTGCATGAACATGAGAATGTCTTGGTTCCCATTCGACCTGAAAGTGAATGActcacctgtgtgtttgcacagagcTCTCAGAAGGTATAATAAGGTTAGCTAATTAACTGCTGTAATGCTAATGTTACAGCTAACATCAACAAGTGTATGTAAATGCCCCAAAATACTATGAGCAGCACCAGCAACACCATATTTGGAAATAAAGAGTAGCAATCAATCATGAGCTCAGTGAAAAGAGATTATTGCATTTGCCTTCAGGATCAAGTAGCTGTCAGGAGAAAAACCTGCTGTAACAGCAGCTACTATGGTGCAGTTAGTGTGCGGTGTTTACACAGCAGTATTCAACAAAACTATCCTGAGGAGCCTCACCTTCTGGAGCATGCAGTTTTGTCACCCATGTTTGCATCAACAGTTCATTTCCTGCAGGACAAATGAGCACATGACTGATTTACTTGAACAGAAAGTACTGAAGGTCACTGATGGGTTGATAATCCACCATCTCATGCCAGCTGAGGACAGACGTGTAGACATTGAccatacaacaacaaaaaacaagagtAGCGCTTCATAAGTTGTATCTCTATGATATTAAACCACAGTGCTTTGTGTACGTCTAAAGTTTTAGTAGCAGCCTTATGCGTATCTTCGGCTACGGTGTTAGTGGGTGCCTTATGTATATCTTTGGCTAATGCCTTAGTAGCAGCTTTATGTATATCTTTGGCTGATGTTTTAGTAGCAACTTTGAGTATGGTTTTGGCCAATGTCTTTGTAGCAGATTAGTGCATGTTTTTGGCTAATATCTTAAAAAGGGGTTTGTGTATGTCTTTGGCAGACATCTTTGGACACACTTCCACACTTTGCGTGGGTGCAGGAGCTCAGGTGATGAACAGGTTAATGGGATCAGTTCACAAATTAGTTCAAAGTCCATAATGTCTGTTTCAACTGGGACAAAGCTTGattaagagaaataaaaatttatTGCCCCGCCCTTCTGAAGGTGATCATAATCTTGAGCAGGTGTGAACGTTGATCCACTTTGAACTGGGTATGAAGAAGGAGTTCTTTATTTCAGTCTAATTTTGAGGCCATAAGCACAAACgagaagagaagaagaggaataAACACAGTAAGTACAGCaaagagtgagggaaagaggagaTACTGTAAGTTAATGGTGGAGGGGAATATATAGTTGGGTAAGAGGATCAAACCAAAGTTACAAGGCTACAAGTGTGACTGCTGCTGTATTATAAAATGGAGATTTAGGGCTGCCAGGAGCTCATGCTTGTACCATTTATACACTTTGGGCCTCAATGAAGACATAGATGACATGATATGATATTCTCTGTTTAgagtaatatttcattttatttattttatttgtctgcTTAAATGTGATGCAGGAAGTCATTAACCAGAGTCGCAGGGCCAAGGGGCTCTCACAGATTTGACATACAGTACGTCTCAGTGTTTGCACTTATGATattgtattttgaataaattgttTTCTGTAAGAGATGCATCTTCATTGGGATTGCATCTCCTGCAacactatgggacttgtagtgtggaaacTAGCTGTTGGCTGTGGGTGAGGTTATCAGGAGACTGTATATAGCTCACTTCAGCCCTTCCTGTGTGAGTACAGAAGGCGTTGAGGTGAGGTGAGCTTACTGCACAATTACTGATTCCAAACTTCGGTTAAAACAGAGGTAGAAAAAGTGCTTCTCTTCATGAAACAATTCACAGTCAGTAATAAATTTTACCTGCGTCAACAGGGTCAAAGTctgattaaaagaaataaaaactcaCTGCCCCTTCCTCCAAGGTGATTGTAATCTTGAGCTTGGTCTGTACTTTGACTCATCTTGATACAAAGATGAAATggtaatttattaatattaacaggCAGGAATAGAGTTTTATGGACCAGGTGTGACACAATGTTAGATACACTTTACCAGTGGTAGCccaccctggtcctggagagaTGTCACACAGTGCATAGTTAGATccttaattacattaaattagcAGAGGCGACGATGTACTGGGGGCACTGAACTAGTTCAGACTGAACTACCTGCAGTAATGTAGCATGCTGGACTGAATCTACTGCCTTAATGTAGCATACAGGGCTGTAGTGTAAGAAAAATGAGGAGTCTAGTTGCTCACCATGGAAGTACATCTAGTATAATACTGTTGCATATAAActgaatgctttatttttccTAAATACTATGAGACATTTCTTATACTAGAGTCTCTAGCAAGTTCTTTCATTCAAcctgcattaatttatttattccccAAAAATTAAACCAATCAATTATAAAGGAAATGTActtgttacagtgtgttttcaATACCATAAAAACTGATTCAATTCAATACGCTCAACAATGTAATGTTCAAGAAATGCCTGACACAGTGGCATGGGAGTTAGTttcttttgaaaagtgctggggacaacgatgGGTTCAACATGTTCAGctaactaaaggctttcaaaaagcGGTGGGGACCAAGtgggccatgacaaaaagtggtggggacatgtccccagcgtccccagcgtccccagcgtaaatgacacTTATGCACAGTGATACCTAAATGGAACCACCACTGAAAGTTTCTGCAAGGAATCTTTGTCACTATCGCCTCAGAACCATTGGTTGGGGATCTGATTTATTCACACAGGTATCAGTGGTGGGATTTTGATGTGATGTTTAAGTTTGAGATGTGAAtaattttgaatgtgaattaaATGTTAGGtgtgaattatattttattgagTGGATGAAAAGTTAATGGGGTGAATGGAATGTTGTTTGTTACGAGTGGGTTGTTAAGAGTGGGTAGACcgccattcacacacaaacacacagtgttttgggtatatttatttatttccttttggcACCTGCTGCTGACGTCATGACGCAGCTGACGGTCCTCGGAAGGTGGGGCTACCTGTCATTTGATTGCTATACGGAGCTCCAGGTGATCAAATGGAGGTGGTGGAAAACTGGCGGGAAATGGCGGGTAATGGCGACAGCAACAGCCACCAGGAGTTGAGCGTTTGGTTGCCTCCATAGAGAAAGGATGATGCGAGACTGATCACCTGGGGTGGGTTTTTGCTGCAGCAAGCGAAGGGAAAAGCTAATGGTGAAAAGTAGTTGAGGTATGCGCATATAAGTTTAGAATAAATTCAGCAGAACCATTTACCTAACGCTAACCAGAAAAAGAAGGGTTGGTCGCTGACGCCATCCACAAGTCCACGGGAAGAGGGACTTACACGGGTGTCACACACGggaaattttaagaaaaatacaaaaagaaaaaaaaaactgaacgaACAAAATACGGGACGCTCCCCGAGACCGCAGAGCTGGCCGCCGAGGCAGGCAAGGATGGGCTGGCCCAACAAGACCCAAGGAGACCCAGGCAGCAGGCGGGCCCTGTGCTTTTCGAGGTCCGTctggtgccattttattttgtgtgtttccttttcctCTACATTTGTACACGCCAGGTTACGCTCGTGCTTCTCACAACGCCATATCGATAAAATGAGCCAGGGGAGGTAGCGAGTACGTAACATGTTGCAGTGAAGGAAATGTTATTTGGTATAAATTAAATCTTACTGAGTGAATAGTAATAGTGAGCAGTGAACCAGACTCCCTCTGTTATGATTCACTCAGACTCAGCACGCATTCAATAAATCAACAGATTTACACACAGGAGTGTGTGTCAGGCTGTttgtagtgtgagtgtgtgtgtgattgtgttagtgtgactgagtgtgtcCGTGTATCTCTGTGTGGGCCAAGGtatttgtggtgtgtgtttatAGGTCTGCTGATCTTGTTCAAAAGCCTATCCTGGACTCCTCTGCTCTGATGTGTTCTAGACTCCTGAGATGGGGGACATTGTCTCTAAAACGAGTTTTCCGAGGGAACCTGAGACCAGCGCTGGAACCCCCAGCTCTGACAGCAACAGGTATAATGgtataataaatgcatgaaaccaGTATTTTATGCTGAATTTGTGTTTCATAATAGATTTGGACAGCATAGTTCTCGATCCATGGGAAATTAACaggcatgaataaatataaGTCATATTGTGGTATGTAGATTATATGTGTATTAGTGGTGACAGTGTTGCTGACTTGGTATTTGATTAGTTACATTATTTACTTAtcgccatttagcagatgctcttatccagaaggaCTTACacatgttacctatttatacagctggatattttactgaggcaactgtgggttaagcaccttgcccaagggtacagcagtgccccagtggggaatcgaaccaggaacctttcagttatgagttcTGTTTcttaccactaagctacactgcagCTCTCAGTTAGTTTAGTAGTACGATAAATCCATGAATCCAGTTAATGGCTTTTGCTTTAGGTTATTAGTTAGATGGTGTTGCGATATGACAGCATTTCCAGAA
It contains:
- the LOC118779798 gene encoding 3-beta-hydroxysteroid-Delta(8),Delta(7)-isomerase: MEEVDSAVTNQHPFWPRHLSIPNYVANDRSMEEILAFLFSVSGVLLLGTWVLTGKDMEGGRLTTMRRLILCWFAVCGFIHGVIEGWFSLYYPLIPSDQSFLSQLWKEYSKGDSRYVIADNFTVCMETVTAWMWGPLSVWTILAFLYNHPHRFVLQLIVSLGQLYGAVLYFYTEHRDGYIHSELGHPIYFWFYFIFMNTLWIVIPLLLIVDAWMQLSDAQAHFDRSGAGKEKTKEE